A DNA window from Bradyrhizobium sp. CCBAU 53421 contains the following coding sequences:
- a CDS encoding 4Fe-4S binding protein codes for MHLDTATIKRGCRNSEVAEFRHLCRAELDRFRDAAKVAGPMIVGCTQEAPLFADAIEGRPEPMEFVNIRETAGWSLEGRQAGPKMAGLLAAASEPMPAYPFVTLSSEGVILIYGRDDVAVEAGRLLADHLDVTVMITGQAQIAPPATTSFPIVRGTVRNAKGHLGVFELLIDDYAAPRPSSRDTLLFETPSNGLTSRCDLILDLSGGMPLFPAHDLREGYLRADPGDPSAMLRAVLRARDLVGSFDKPQYVNFTAELCVHSRSKLTGCHRCLDLCPTGAITPDGDHVRINAEVCAGCGQCAAACPTGAATYALPPADALLHKLRAMLLSYHAAGGANAVVLFHDGQHGNALIDALARHGDGLPASVLPLAVNEVTQVGLEAVVASFAYGAAGIRFLLRAKPRHDVAGLFKTIAMADAIISGLGFEGPRFEGHRVDAIETDDPDALGKALWSIEPAPTVAHPATFRSVGKRRELLRLALHELHRRAPAPVDVIALPEGAPLGAISVNVEGCTLCLSCVSACPTGALRDDPERPVLKFVEDACVQCGLCQSTCPEKVITLIPQIDFRAARAPATIIKEEDPALCIRCNKPFGVKSTIEKIAAKLEGRHWMYPTGDKRLDTVRMCADCRVITMSEQQFDPFSGVPQRAAPRTTDDYLRERETKN; via the coding sequence ATGCATCTCGACACCGCTACGATCAAGCGAGGATGCCGCAACAGCGAGGTTGCCGAATTCCGACACCTCTGCCGGGCCGAACTGGATCGGTTTCGCGATGCGGCGAAGGTTGCGGGACCGATGATCGTCGGCTGCACCCAGGAGGCGCCGCTGTTCGCCGATGCGATCGAGGGCCGCCCGGAACCGATGGAGTTCGTCAACATCCGGGAGACCGCAGGATGGTCCCTGGAAGGGCGGCAGGCGGGACCGAAAATGGCAGGGCTGCTCGCTGCAGCGTCCGAGCCGATGCCGGCCTACCCGTTTGTCACCTTGTCAAGCGAGGGCGTGATCCTGATCTATGGCCGCGACGACGTCGCGGTTGAAGCTGGCAGGCTGCTGGCAGATCACCTCGACGTGACGGTCATGATCACGGGGCAGGCGCAGATTGCACCGCCGGCGACGACGTCGTTCCCGATCGTCAGGGGAACTGTTCGCAACGCCAAGGGACATCTGGGCGTCTTCGAGCTTTTGATCGACGACTATGCTGCGCCTCGTCCCTCCTCGCGCGACACGCTGCTGTTCGAGACTCCGAGCAACGGCCTGACGTCGCGCTGCGACCTTATCCTGGATCTTTCCGGCGGGATGCCGCTTTTTCCCGCGCATGACTTGCGCGAAGGTTATCTCCGCGCCGACCCGGGCGATCCGTCCGCGATGCTGCGCGCGGTTCTCAGGGCTCGCGATCTCGTCGGCAGCTTCGACAAGCCGCAATACGTCAATTTCACAGCAGAGCTCTGCGTGCATTCGCGGTCGAAGCTAACGGGGTGCCATCGCTGCCTCGACCTCTGTCCGACCGGGGCGATCACACCGGATGGCGATCACGTCAGGATCAATGCGGAGGTCTGCGCCGGATGCGGCCAATGCGCCGCGGCCTGTCCGACCGGTGCGGCAACCTATGCCCTGCCGCCGGCCGACGCGCTGTTGCACAAGTTGCGCGCGATGCTTTTGTCCTATCACGCAGCCGGTGGCGCCAATGCCGTCGTCCTGTTCCATGATGGCCAGCACGGCAACGCGTTGATCGATGCGCTCGCCCGCCATGGCGACGGGCTTCCGGCCAGCGTGCTGCCGCTCGCGGTGAACGAGGTGACGCAGGTTGGACTCGAGGCCGTCGTCGCCTCCTTCGCCTATGGTGCGGCCGGGATACGCTTTCTGCTTCGCGCAAAGCCGCGGCATGACGTCGCCGGCCTGTTCAAGACGATCGCGATGGCCGACGCAATTATCTCCGGACTTGGGTTCGAAGGACCTAGGTTCGAAGGACACAGGGTCGACGCAATCGAAACCGACGATCCGGACGCACTCGGCAAGGCGCTCTGGTCGATCGAGCCGGCGCCGACCGTCGCGCATCCTGCGACGTTCCGGTCGGTCGGCAAGCGGCGCGAATTGCTTCGCCTCGCGCTTCACGAGTTGCACCGCCGCGCGCCTGCGCCGGTCGACGTCATTGCGCTGCCTGAAGGCGCGCCACTTGGCGCGATCAGCGTCAATGTGGAGGGATGCACCTTATGCCTGTCGTGCGTGTCGGCCTGCCCGACCGGTGCGCTGCGTGACGATCCCGAACGCCCGGTGCTCAAATTCGTCGAAGATGCCTGCGTGCAATGCGGATTGTGCCAGAGCACCTGCCCTGAAAAGGTGATCACGCTCATACCGCAAATCGACTTCCGTGCCGCCAGGGCCCCGGCGACGATCATCAAGGAGGAAGATCCGGCGCTTTGCATCCGCTGCAACAAGCCGTTTGGCGTGAAGAGCACGATTGAGAAGATCGCGGCGAAGCTCGAGGGCCGGCACTGGATGTATCCCACCGGGGACAAGCGGCTCGATACGGTACGAATGTGCGCGGATTGCCGCGTGATCACCATGAGCGAGCAGCAGTTCGACCCGTTTTCCGGCGTGCCACAACGCGCGGCGCCCCGCACGACCGACGATTATCTGCGCGAACGCGAAACCAAGAACTAG